Part of the Centroberyx gerrardi isolate f3 chromosome 11, fCenGer3.hap1.cur.20231027, whole genome shotgun sequence genome is shown below.
GGCAACACTATCATTTAATTGTTTGAAATCTTATTCCATCATCAGTTTTGTAAGCGTTGAGGGTTCCCAATGTTAAACCATGCAGTATTAAGTTAGGAAGGCAGATATATCTTAGGAGAGCCTACTAACTCAGGGTTCACAGTCTTATATTCATTATATCATTAAACCTTAATTTCCACAGCACAACTTGTTAATAAAAGGAGAACTCTTTTGAAGACAGtgggtggctcttaaaagagcctttggTTTGATCCGAAAACAAGCTGGTCGAGTTTACTTCTTGGCGGCCTTCTCGGTCTTCTTGGGCAGCAGCACCGCCTGGATGTTGGGCAGCACGCCGCCCTGAGCGATGGTCACTCCACCCAGCAGCTTGTTGAGCTCCTCGTCGTTGCGGACGGCCAGCTGCAGGTGACGGGGGATGATACGGGTTTTCTTGTTGTCGCGAGCGGCGTTTCCGGCCAACTCCAGGATCTCAGCGGTCAGGTACTCGAGCACCGCCGCCAGATAGACCGGGGCTCCGGCACCGACACGCTGGGCATAGTTGCCTTTGCGCAGCAGCCTGTGAACACGGCCGACGGGGAACTGAAGACCGGCACGAGATGAGCGGGTCTTTGCCTTGGCACGAGCTTTGCCGCCGGTTTTACCTCTTCCAGACATTGTCTGATGTTCTTCGTGATTAAATCAAtgaatgtgttgctgttgtcgGGAACCGGTTTATATGTCTGTCGAGCCGCTTGTTCATTGGTCAGTTGGAGCTTCAAAATCGTCGCCCAATCAGAAAAAAGGACACGTGGTAGGCGTCTAACTGCTGGTGTCAAGTTAACGTAGCAACAATAACACTTCCGCTCTTCAGTGTCtgggattttcaaaataaaacttctCATGACAAAaaagaattctgagattaaagtcagaatctcagaactcaaatgcatttttcacaCGTGGCTCCAATCCTCTTCCGCATTATTAGTTTTTTCCATCCACATTAACAGAAATATTGAAAGAAAGATAATTACGAGtgagaaaggtgtgtgtgtgtgtgtgtgtgtgtgtcccataaACTGTTTAACCGTACTGGGCTGTGCACAGACATTTAAAAGgacaatacacaaacacacacacacacacatcattcctACTATTCCCACCCCTATTCATGACACTGTGGGTCATATTAAAATGCTATTGAAGCATTCCTCCTTAAAGAAAACACTGATTTGACATTTGTTCATGAAAGCAATGCAGTCCTGTTTAGTTGTTTAGACAAATTCAGTCACATTAGATCAGTGGTTTCTTCAAGAAAGAAAGGTACAAAAGGATATCATTTAATAGGATTCAAACTGAGGTTACACCTTTCAAGTAACTTCCTTAATGTGGCACACATGGATCTGTTAATGCTCTGCAGATTCATTCAGACATCACACAGACCTTAGTTCTCAATGTTGTTCACGTGTAGACAAGTGTTTGCAGCCTGGAATGCAAGGCTGATGTCAAAACTGCCCCAAAAAATTGGGATAATTTGAAAACTAAAGTTACCACATGCCCAACCAACAGCCTCACATGGCGCTTCACAGCATTTCAGTATTACAAGTTGTATTACTTCATCCAATAATCTACAGTCAAGTTACTTATTTCGACCCTGAAAGACCCTCCTACAGGTAGTGGGACAGACAGGGGTCGGGTCACTGCTGCTACCTAGCCTTTGGTATACTCTCATGTACAGGCAGAGGGTGCAGGGGGGACGAATGCCCTAGGCGGCCATTTCAGATTGAAACACCAAGGTACAGTTTCTAAAGGGGCATTGCTAATGCTGATCACCTGACGAGTTATAAGTTAAAAGGGGCCTGTAACCAGTCTGAAGGGCATTTACACTGCAGTATTTTCATTATATGTAGGCTATTCAACCCTGGTGCACCGGTTTTACCTCTCTTCAAGAGCTTACattggtcagcagtgagcatttAAGACCACATGAATGTTTTTATCATCTCCATAAAATCATAAAACGCTTGCCTCCTTAGATGCCAAACTGAAAGATGATGCTCTGACTGGTTTATTTGACTAATGAACTGATCGTGTTACACCTGTGTGAGATTCAAGTGGGTCTTTATCTTGATGTTTGTTTTCCACACTGTATGCTCTGATGATGTCCTGGGGCTGAAAGCTCAGCTTTTAAACACAGTATATTGCGATGCAGTCCGTGCATGGAGattatctttttatcttcatTATGGTTGAAAAAAAGACTCATTTGATTAATTCTCTGAATTGTAGCTAATTTGATGTTTGAAGACACTCCCAATGAGTGCATATATAGTGTTATGTAGTGTTATATAGTTGTATGTAGTATTATTCAGTATACCCATCTGTATACCCATCCACTCCTCATACACCCCGCTTCCATGGTAGCATCTTATTTATGCCTTATATTTGCCTCTTCATGGCTGAGaaatatgtatgtttttatgtttttatgtttgtataTCTATTTATCCATGTATGTGAGACTCAAACTTGAACAGTGACACCTTGTGGTAAAGTTTGCTAATTACATTCTATGAGGATTCTGAAAGGGCTGAAAGCAgaaattggggggggggggacaatatAGTTATACTGCAGGCATTCAACTCAAGTATAGTCTACTGCTATAAGTAGACCACCAACACAAAGGCCTATGTGTCTTGTtctgtattgttttttgttgtttttttgggggggggaggcaTTCAGtttagacaggcagacaaggcAATTGGAGGTTGATGGGAGAAGCAGTTAGTCTCTGTCTGATTATATACACCTGTGTTTGTAGCCTCCTGTATGTTTCATTGTTCTCTGCACCCTGAAGAAGGCCTGGTGGGGCCGCAACGCGTTGGTGCGTTTTCTTAggttttaacatgaaatagccaaggtcaataaaggctttttaacttcaggagagtgccttggattttcttttctcttttcttcacaTATGGACTCCCCACATGTCCAATGAACACCtccagtgaacacattttaagcCCAAGCGTTCCTCTTCTGATCAACacgaaaacaaacacatttaactTATTACATCTTGCTTGAGTTTTGCATAGTTACCTTTCTCACCAGGTAGTCCTTCCAGTGTGGACTACTCTGTCACACATAAAGAGTGTGAGAATAAAAGTCACCACACCCTGAAAATCCCTACTATCTGTAAACTCTGTAAACGCAACCCTGCACTTCTCACAATGTCTGCACAAGTCACATGCCACTTTCACCCTCATGATACTGCGTTAATCCTTCATGCTCTTAACTTATTTTATGCACTTTAGCCTACCCAGTGTA
Proteins encoded:
- the LOC139916100 gene encoding histone H2A: MSGRGKTGGKARAKAKTRSSRAGLQFPVGRVHRLLRKGNYAQRVGAGAPVYLAAVLEYLTAEILELAGNAARDNKKTRIIPRHLQLAVRNDEELNKLLGGVTIAQGGVLPNIQAVLLPKKTEKAAKK